tattagttttgttattgttatgccgtttcaattttatgtaGGTGTCGGATCTTCATAACGTTTAtgcaatcttttttttttgcgatgtTAATCTAGTTTATTTACAGAATTATTTACTCCAAATAATTGGAATGTTAAACGACGATGTTTTTCTATTAATCCTACGAAGAGTAAATCGATCTCAAATATTTGAACAGACAAATAACATCGTCAATATATCTTCAGCTGAGGTTGTTTTTGTaagatatttttctattaattcTTCGTACAGTAAATCGTTCCCAAATAGTTTAAGAAACAAACAACATCACTAATACATCTCCAACTGAGAAATATGGacgattattcaattaacaaTTGTTAGATAATTAGATGCGCATTGAAGCCGTGATCGTGAGAATAGCGAATTTGAATATCGCGACTCTCTTCCAAGCGATCttttatgaatataaatatataatgaatgtgagaaaaaatttttgtacatgaaacgaaatatttttctagaGTATGTTTAGgtagaataatttaataatttaatagGTATTCTTAGTGATGTATTTATTGCTATACATATGGATCCCTGATACGCATTGAATGCGTATTACTTGTTGTGATctcgtataaattatacatgcaAATTTTATTGGGTCACTGTACGTTCGTTATTATAAAACAATATTGAAGATATCTTTATGaccattgttattattgttattattagcattttttcctttattcttcatttaatGCAACTTAATTTTTATGTTGAATAGTTCTTACTTTACAAACTCCTCGCAAggtaaaaatgatcaaaaaggTCTTGAAGTATCGATATGTGAGAATTTTGTGTGATGGATCAAAGAAATTTAAGGAGATAGAACAAGAGCAAGGAAATCAGGCTTTTTGCAGAGAGTAAGGAAACCATTGTATGAagtattacaaattttattttactttctcgAATTCCGTTTCATCTTCCTTTCAAACAGTCAAACAGCTTTTGAAACCTTTTGAAACACGCTTAAAGGCtgcaaaaattgcaaataataaattcggggcaacaataaataaattaagcACAAAAAAGAATGAGTAACATAAAGTGAAAGGATTAAGTATATTCATCACAATGCAAATCACAATTATAGATGAATTTGAATGGAACTTGACGTTTAAGGAACAAAAGAATTACAACCAAAgatgatatacatatgcatgtgtgtatgtatgtatgcatatatgtatgtgtagaTGGAATTTATTATTACCTTCTCTCAATTTACGAATATTCATGTATGCATTTATTATGTACACACATGATTTATTATAACGTCTTTTACAGGTATTTTTATTACCAAATTATATACTCGAAGATattcattattactattattgttgttggTATTACCAGTATTATCAGATTTAACcccatttatttaaaaatatatatgtatataattttatatataattttttatttattagcaAGCTATAATATAGCTATTTCAAAAGTTTATAgtaatttttactattctattatatttagGTCAGTACGATACtatgttttgttatttatacaGTATGTAATTTGACGGCATCTACTCTATACATACTTATGTGTAATATTTATCTACTTTCTtacgtaagaaaaatttcgttcttCGTAATGATgtcgcattttttttacttttttttttccttttctttgtgtttttaatttcaagtaattatTAGCGTCTAGTCAAATAATAAACGTTCGATCAATTATAGTTTACAAATTagaaaccgaaaaaaaaaaacataaactaaTATTAAATAAAGACGATAATACGTATAGCACCAGAATTCAATAACTAATCACAAATTAATTCGGGTCACAGAATGCAgcttattataattacaattacacTTGATTAGGATACacattgttgtaaaaaatttaatttattacagaaTCCTGTTTTAACATAAATTTCTTACTAATTaatcacctttttttttctcttttttcattttgtttcctCCCTAAATCATGCTAGCGGTAGtagttacgttaataaaacgATGTACAAAAGGCTGTCGATTCGCCTCTTGGaatttagtttaaaaatatcacCTATGTATACACCATCTTGATATCTTAGCCTAATGCATATTTGCTTTccattcttattattattattattatcactatcaTAATCAAGGAAATATTATATCATATTCTATTTCATCAATATTATGCATACATGCTAAGCCTTTGCCAGTTAAATTTTCCGTTTCAGAGATATAAAGACGATCTCCTGAGtcttaaatcgatttttaatacgaattaatattatttactatcTAGTATTGAACTTCCTATgttacatttattattttccgtAACAATATACTTTAATAACTGCCACTTGTGAACTGATATTAATATACTTTGGgtagagtaaaaaaaagaatcggaAATCCAAGCGTGATGTATTCATATAATTTGAGGCAAAATACCAagtttgttcatttttcttttaacatTCCATTTCTAACATATCCGTGCACACATGTGCATACGATTCGATGCAAATTTCAACCACGACGCGCAATTGCTTTTACATACCACGTCTGAATTTGGATTCAAATCGTGatcattattgaaaatcatattGCTTACAAACTTTTCCTTACCATTAGCAATAGTTACTgagaggagggaaaaaaaaaagaaaaaaatgcacCTATAGGATTTACATCTGCAATACTCAAGTTTCATAATGTAACACTAAGTAGATTAAGCTTATTCCAATATCCATCGAAAAACGTTACTCACATAGAAGTTATCAATCGCTCGTCACGTACCAATAAAAAGTTATTGAACATATTTACTTGTATggaattttcgtttcagaagTTACGTATAATGGTTTAAACTCCCTTCtatgtgtaaatatatgaCCTTTTTTCACTTAAACAATTCATTTGTTGATTGTTATAGTTGTTACAGCTGTTATCAAAATTACCTTAGGCAAgtagaaatgataaaaatgcaCTGACCTTAAAGCTTGCAGTTAAAACCAATGATTCTTAAAGAGAATTTACTTCAACAATATAAGTGCAGTCCCTTTCCATTTTGACAGTCTATTTGCCGTGCTCCCTGACATCTCGATGTTACGATTgaagagagaatgaaaaaaaaatagttttgcCTCGCAagtaatttttgtattaaGTTGTAGCGTAGTAAGAATTAATGAGGGCTGCGTCGACCGGTTCCATGCAAGAAGGACACGTTAAAGAGCGTAACAACCAGTCGTCTATGCATACCGCGTGATAAGTATGCATACAAGGGAGATAACGAACCTCCTCGCCAGTAATTAACTCCATCATGCATATAACGCACTCTCCTTTTTTTGAACCGTCGTATTCGCCAGTGGGTAAATGCTGGATCAGTCCGATGCGTTTGGCGATTCTAACTTGTTGTTCTTCCTCGCTAAAACCGACACTACCGATCGGATTCATGCCGACTGTTCCTCGTCCCATTCCAAGCTCGGTCAACTGCTGATGACGGTCTCTTGTTCCCATCGGCGGATAGTACGCGCTTGCTATCTCCTGTAAGTTGAgaagatatttttctaaatcagTACTTTCAAACGACTTTATGAAACAATGAAGAAGTCCATTAATTGTTCTATAGAATTGAATAGAATTGAAACAAAGTATGAACAGATGAAATTAAGTTTATAATTGACGTCTAGGGTGACCTTGAGACTATATGATCCACGAAGCCAAGAATTGTATTTATCGAATCTGGATGATCAAGAAGTAAACTAAAATTACATTGTAAGGTGGCGGAGGGCCAAGAGCCTCCTGGGAGGCACCGCCGGTCAACGCAGGATCAGGGCTGTTGTTTAGCAGTGTCGTGTTGTCCTGTTGACCGCCTCCACTGCATTTTAAGCAGTTGCCCatattgataaattatttattagtGTACTttgtattgaataaaaaaataacgaccCGTTCcttcttgtatttttattattacttggCTGTTAAATTTAGGCActgcttttctttcttctaccTTAACTGCTCCGTTTGGCGAGCGACGTGCTTCTTCGCTTTGTTAACGTCAAGAGAGAAAACAACATTTATGAGTCAGTGACTCCTCCGTGACGTTATCGCAATCTAAAAAGTGTGTTCTCGGTTACGGTAAAGCTAGATCACGCTTTCGAGCctccattattattatttctcagtTTTACGATGTAACCAGTTTACGGACATTGTTCATGgttttacttttgtttctaCGTTTCCGACGAGCAGCTACTCCGCGTTCCTACCAAGTTTTTGCCCTGTTCACCCGATTCCGATGAATTATTTGTCTGTTAACACACTCTCAAACCACTCTGCCTGTGTATAACATGCACGTATCTTCTCTATGCCTCTGACGATTGTTGTGACTACGACATCTTCTGTCACATACGAATTACGAATTACAAACCACAGCTGGTCAAGCTGGGCTTCTAATCGACCATTGACCTAACATCACCATCAAGGTGAACAAGTTCACGTTTGACAAAGTTACGCGCACGGTGGTCAGTGTCTAAAGACGTGTTTACACGGTGCTAGAAATCGGACCGATTTCTCGGACCGAGTAAAAGTTACCAGAACTTGTATCGTGTATACAGCAAACTCGGACGTAAATCGTGGATTGAAAACGCGGATGAATAATGGAACGCGATCCATTTTTTCATCCGCGTTTTCGATCCACGATTTACGTCCGAGTTTGCTGTAGACACGATACAAGTTCTGGTAACTTTTTCTCGGTCCGAGAAATCGGTCCGATTTCTAGCACCGTGTAAACAGGTCTTTACAATTAGATCATACACTACTGGAGGGAGCTACCCATCCCATCGGCCTCCCAAAAAATGTAGCCAAAGTAACAAGAGAGAAGGATGTATATTAGGGTcaatctctttctctcactctGCATTTGATTGGCTAAGAGGAAACGCATCAGTGGATCAGTGGATGATTCCTCTCTTGTTGGTCCTACACtatttttgatgtttttttgcATTCCCTAGAGTCCAATTAGTGGAAAACCAGTCCTGCAAaacgattctgagacgaaaagtttCCAAGCTCTAAAAATTGCATGAAAGACAGGCCTTCCACGTTTCAGTCGAGTTTGAATCAGAGTTGACgccgttttcaaaatttctgtacGTGGCCTCCAGCAGGACGCTGCGGACACCTAACATGACGAATTCGTTCGTGGAAATCCGGTCTAAGGGACTAGCAGAGAAAACGGCGCgaagaatttttcgtcttcCGTACTGTCCGTCACAAGGTCTTGCGATAGAATATTACGCCATACATGTGTgagtgtatataaatatttgaagtaTTTTTATAACTGCACAATAGTAATTAACCACCTTTCGCGTTTACAAATGTGCTGTGTGTTGTGAATGTTGCAGCTTTATGATGATATCGTAAGGTAACCTCAAAAGCAAACAAGGACAACAAccgatatttaattcattgaaattggaTAAGAAACATTCAGCAAAATGAGCATTGCGCCGATGGGAAACTTGCCGTAAGTTTTATACCTAGTTATTACAATTCTCCTAATCTAATTGATTatcataataattaaacaatttgTCGTTGCTCTCTTTTTATAGGTTAGATTCTATTGATCGGCCGGTTATACTTCCTTACAAAATCTATCAGCCACTGTCAGTAACTTCACCTTAAGTTcaaagaaaatctatttttttcgttattatcaACAATGATTAAATTGTCATTTACTACCTAGATTCTATCATCGAGCACAATCTATCTTAACCTCTGTCgatcttttattttatgttgAAAAACGTTCTGTGTTACCGGATTGCTGCATTTAGTCTAAACATTActataataattatgtttaATTTCTTCTTGTATTCTGATTtcattactttcaatttttaggTACTGCAAAGGCTTGTGGTCTGTAATATCAGGGACTACTTGCCGGTGTGACAAGGCTCTGGTCAAAGATGAGATACAGAGCGCAACTGAGTTGCTCAAAAATggtcttgaatttttcaaaccttatACTGAAGCTTCACTGAAAAAAGTTCAAGGCACAAATTCTCCCCCGAGAATGTTCGcgattatttgtaaattgtcGCCAATGCTGGTTAGTCCttccaaaattaataaataacttttttgCGAACAAATTAAGTTGATTTTACATATGTTAAAAAGAAGAATGGCTGATATTGATTAGAATACAATTGACAGACTGGTTGATCTGTTTTTAACATACATACTTTGCCATCTGAGGAAATAGTATAATAATGACTAaagattacaaaatttttgttttgctaTCAGAATTTAGATGCAACAATCGCTTGGGATCTTGTGTGTAACTTCATGTTGTACGAGTACCGAAACTGTGCAGAGACCTTTGCGTCACAATTGGCTGATGCAACATCAACAAAAGCATTAATTGAGGAGATCTgggatttttattattcggaGCGAGTGACGCTGATAAAATGTCTCAAGCTGATGGTAGAATATAAGGACAACAAGAGACATCCGCATAGGAACGAGTTTATGGAATTTTTTGATGAAGTCTTGCTAGggaatttattgaaatcagTTCAGAAGCAGATCGAAGccttaaaattcataaacACACCTGTTAGATCCCAGCTATTCAACGAAGAACAACTTCACAAACTGTACAATAACTGCCTAATTGAAATGCGAGAACTCCTGCACatttttacaatcattttaaATGACGTGCACGTTGCAGATACcgaatttgtcaaaatttacgGAAGCATAAGCGTGAGATATACTTCAAACTGTAAAATTAGCTTGAATATTATGtatcgataataataaaagaaggAACGATATGTTATAGGGAGAACCCAGGCGCTTGATAAGTTCAAAAAGCCACGAAGACAAAGCAGCAATATCAAAAAAACTGGGTCAAATACAATTCAGTCAAACTGCGTTGCTTCTCGTTGGACTGGATGTAATGAAACAGTAAGTTGTTTAtcaagaaaattgaatcaagACAGGAATAGATGCGAcagtattataaaattaataattattgtttaaatTTCAGCAGCGGAATGGAGGACTGGATTCGAGGCGTGCGAAGTAACATGCAAGACACTTTTGAGCACAAGTGCGTCCGCGATAGTACACCGCAAGATGGACCTCTGCTCTTGGCTTGGATGCTCACAAACTATGCTATCGAGTCAGATAATCTAGATACGTTGAACAATTTTCGGCCTTTCGGTATCAGGGCTATACAGCTGAACGTGTTCTACTATCTTCAAGATTTACTGGACAGTGAAATGATTCGAGAAGATACTCAATACTCCGTGATAGTCCGGAGTAGCGTTTATAATTTGCTCACTCTTCTCTGCTCGTTCATCGAGGAGGACAGGATCAGTCAGCTACCAGGGGTCTTCAACGCAACAGCATCCGTGCTGAGGTATCCAGAAACTGCTGCAAGATTCTGGAACGAACGGGACGACGCTTTGTGGATCTTGTACAAACTTGCCATTGATTGTTTTCCACACAAATTTGAACCTCTCACAGCCATCGCGACTGGCTTGGCTGAGGCTGGAACTAAGAGTGCAGAAAAGGTACTTTTGAGCAAGATGGCAGAGCGTCATTTTCTTCACCAACAAAAACATGATGTGTGATCGGAACATTTGTCTTGTCTTGTTTCAGCTGATGTCACAACTGGATAACATTGATTCAATAACATTGGAAATTCCTCGATTTCAAGATACGAATATGGAGTTTCGTCCCTATGAGCGAGAGTGCATTATTCACCATAACTCGTTCCGAATTCCGAGTCAATCTAGGAATAGCACATTAGAAATGGAGAACGAAAAGAAGATCGTCATTTGGTTTACAAAAGCGAGTTACTGGGACGCTTTTCACTACAAGATAGAGCAGCTGTTCTCCGAAGCTGGCGGAGGGATTGTGAACGTCAGTGACAGGAAGACGATTCTGCCGGATCAAGTGTTGCAGGGTTTCAAGCTGTTGGAAGCTCTGCTCACTGCGAATGTCGAGCTGGTACAAAGTATGGTGATACCGACGGAGCTAAGCTTCGAAGTAATAAACAGATTCTCTTACGCGACCCTGCCAATGAACATATACAAAATAGTGGCGGAATGTATAAATGTATCCTCGAAACTAATCCTAAAATATCCAGAAGACATTCTCTCGCGCATGCGAACTGGCGTCTACCCCTGGTTCAATAATTGGTATCAAAAGGCACCTGAATTTGCTCAGGCAATTTCGTTTGACGGA
The Neodiprion fabricii isolate iyNeoFabr1 chromosome 5, iyNeoFabr1.1, whole genome shotgun sequence genome window above contains:
- the LOC124182826 gene encoding RING finger protein 11, whose translation is MGNCLKCSGGGQQDNTTLLNNSPDPALTGGASQEALGPPPPYNEIASAYYPPMGTRDRHQQLTELGMGRGTVGMNPIGSVGFSEEEQQVRIAKRIGLIQHLPTGEYDGSKKGECVICMMELITGEEVRYLPCMHTYHAVCIDDWLLRSLTCPSCMEPVDAALINSYYATT